A single region of the Streptomyces sp. ITFR-16 genome encodes:
- a CDS encoding SDR family NAD(P)-dependent oxidoreductase — translation MSIGSSEAPVTFITGGSSGIGAETVRRLLGLGHRVAATGRSAKKLAVLAGAAAEAGAGDRLLTFEGDAADWGQVSAAVGETVRVFGRLDCAIANAGYATNGDVETGDPEEWRGMVLTNVLGPALLVRAALPALKESQGRVVLIGSVAGFKNTPGNLYSMTKFAVTGLAENVRMLATGYGVGTTLIAPGRVLTPFWDERPGGAEAAGAMISAGQLVDTVVWAITQPRGVDVNTLVVRPIGQPN, via the coding sequence ATGTCCATCGGGAGCAGTGAAGCACCGGTCACCTTCATCACCGGCGGGTCGAGCGGCATCGGGGCGGAGACCGTACGGCGGCTGCTGGGCCTCGGCCATCGGGTCGCGGCTACCGGGCGCAGCGCGAAGAAGCTGGCGGTACTGGCCGGGGCGGCGGCGGAGGCGGGCGCGGGCGACCGGCTGCTGACGTTCGAGGGGGATGCCGCCGACTGGGGGCAGGTGTCGGCGGCCGTCGGGGAGACCGTGCGGGTGTTCGGCCGGCTGGACTGCGCCATCGCCAACGCCGGGTACGCGACCAACGGCGATGTCGAGACCGGTGACCCGGAGGAGTGGCGGGGCATGGTGCTCACCAATGTCCTGGGTCCCGCGCTGCTGGTGCGGGCGGCGCTTCCGGCGCTGAAGGAGTCGCAGGGGCGGGTCGTGCTCATCGGGAGCGTCGCCGGCTTCAAGAACACGCCCGGCAACCTCTACTCGATGACGAAGTTCGCCGTGACCGGGCTGGCGGAGAACGTCCGCATGCTGGCGACGGGGTACGGCGTCGGTACCACCCTGATCGCGCCGGGCCGGGTGCTGACGCCGTTCTGGGACGAGCGCCCCGGCGGGGCCGAGGCGGCGGGCGCGATGATCTCCGCCGGGCAACTGGTCGACACCGTCGTCTGGGCGATCACCCAGCCGCGCGGGGTGGACGTGAACACCCTGGTCGTCCGTCCGATCGGCCAGCCCAACTAG
- a CDS encoding dihydrofolate reductase family protein, producing MTRIIADISVSLDGFVTGPDPGPEGGLGAGGDALHTWAFSDDPEDRRMLSEGTARSGAVVLGRRLFDVVDGPDGWNDEVGYGAAEVGTPSFVVVTSAVPERVRRADLDWRFVTTGLPDAVALARERARAASSERGKDLDVVLMGGGVTVRSALDAGLVDALVLHLSPVVLGAGTPLFTGAVPRTLVQRKVIPTSTATHLFYDVV from the coding sequence ATGACTCGTATCATCGCGGATATCTCGGTCTCCCTCGACGGTTTCGTCACCGGCCCCGACCCCGGGCCGGAAGGCGGTCTCGGGGCCGGCGGCGACGCCCTGCACACCTGGGCTTTCTCCGACGACCCCGAGGACCGTCGCATGCTGAGCGAGGGGACCGCCCGTTCGGGCGCGGTCGTCCTCGGGCGCCGGCTCTTCGACGTGGTCGACGGGCCGGACGGCTGGAACGACGAGGTCGGCTACGGCGCGGCCGAGGTCGGTACGCCCTCGTTCGTCGTCGTCACGAGTGCGGTGCCGGAGCGGGTGCGGCGCGCCGACCTCGACTGGAGGTTCGTCACCACCGGTCTGCCGGACGCCGTCGCCCTCGCGCGGGAGCGCGCTCGGGCGGCGTCGTCCGAGAGGGGCAAGGATCTCGACGTCGTCCTGATGGGCGGCGGCGTCACCGTCCGCTCGGCCCTCGATGCCGGGCTGGTCGACGCCCTCGTACTGCATCTGTCGCCCGTGGTGCTGGGCGCGGGCACACCGTTGTTCACCGGTGCGGTGCCGCGCACCCTGGTGCAGCGGAAGGTGATCCCGACGTCGACCGCGACCCATCTGTTCTACGACGTCGTCTAG
- a CDS encoding pyridoxamine 5'-phosphate oxidase family protein gives MPAPSHPARGDIGRRAATRRKQLGLSREEVALRAAAAPGYIAYVEEHSAAPGISFMLRLANALDTTVEELTGATGDLPSGRARAAQQARLAELDEAESWELLGDHGVGRVALASGDGPVVLPLNYQVLDGEVMFSTAAHSPLASAEGTEIAFEADHIDDAFSRGWSVLLVGPVRAVEDEETAQRLRDAAYSTPWAGEGREQVMVLAPRRVTGRKIIVRGAPGDA, from the coding sequence ATGCCCGCACCATCGCATCCGGCGAGAGGCGACATCGGCCGGCGTGCGGCCACGCGTCGCAAGCAGCTCGGTCTGTCCCGGGAGGAAGTGGCCCTGCGCGCCGCCGCCGCACCCGGCTACATCGCGTACGTGGAGGAGCACTCCGCCGCCCCGGGGATCAGCTTCATGCTCCGGCTGGCCAACGCCCTGGACACCACCGTCGAGGAGCTGACGGGCGCGACCGGCGATCTGCCGAGCGGACGCGCGCGGGCGGCCCAGCAGGCGCGGCTCGCGGAGCTCGACGAGGCGGAGTCCTGGGAGCTGCTCGGGGACCACGGCGTGGGCCGGGTGGCGCTGGCCAGCGGGGACGGGCCGGTCGTGCTGCCGCTGAACTACCAGGTGCTGGACGGTGAGGTCATGTTCAGCACGGCCGCGCACTCCCCGCTCGCCTCGGCCGAGGGCACGGAGATCGCGTTCGAGGCCGATCACATCGACGACGCCTTCAGCCGGGGCTGGAGCGTGCTCCTCGTCGGTCCGGTCCGGGCCGTCGAGGACGAGGAGACCGCTCAACGCCTCAGGGACGCCGCATATTCGACACCGTGGGCGGGGGAGGGGCGCGAGCAGGTGATGGTGCTCGCGCCGCGCCGCGTCACCGGGCGGAAGATCATCGTGCGCGGAGCGCCCGGAGACGCCTGA
- the hypB gene encoding hydrogenase nickel incorporation protein HypB, whose translation MQTPAQRAAEARRVPYSWSLIEGDQETLLDADRIRRTGCAVVQVNTGAGCHLDAEMMRDALTELSPAEGSLLMVENVGNLVCPALFDLGERTKVVIISVTEGTDKPLKYPYMFAAADLVLINKADLLPHVDFDVEQCTRYARSVNPDVRVLTLSATTGEGLDRWYDWLAEQR comes from the coding sequence ATGCAGACCCCGGCCCAGAGGGCGGCGGAGGCGCGCAGGGTTCCGTACTCCTGGTCGCTCATCGAGGGCGACCAGGAGACCCTGCTCGACGCCGACCGGATCAGGCGTACGGGCTGCGCCGTGGTGCAGGTGAACACCGGAGCGGGCTGCCACCTCGACGCGGAGATGATGCGGGACGCGCTCACGGAACTGTCCCCGGCCGAGGGCTCGCTGCTCATGGTGGAGAACGTGGGGAATCTGGTGTGCCCGGCCCTGTTCGACCTGGGGGAGCGCACCAAGGTCGTGATCATCTCGGTGACCGAGGGCACGGACAAGCCGCTGAAGTACCCGTACATGTTCGCCGCCGCCGACCTGGTCCTGATCAACAAGGCGGACCTGCTGCCCCATGTCGATTTCGACGTCGAGCAGTGCACCCGGTACGCGCGCTCGGTCAACCCGGACGTGCGCGTGCTGACGCTCTCCGCGACCACCGGCGAGGGCCTGGACCGCTGGTACGACTGGCTGGCGGAGCAGCGGTAG
- a CDS encoding site-specific integrase — translation MLSLVPPPSEPSPAEAELLGGEPGLNDVLLLQRQYAGGADEEDEQLFSMDALVEYQWARDVAGLASSTLDGLTKPVIEVCDHYGVVPWRLTPRHVDGYFAGVGKRQAPAVRSKLNRIDHFFAFLEQRYAHEIFQRFGAAVESPIDPFNRHAHRGDFGLRVPPSARAVNEFFAGRRRELAHARKEAVVCRDYVMAKLIYISGVRASELCQMRMKDLHWEAGDFRRFLVQGKGARGSGPRQREAFPFA, via the coding sequence ATGCTCTCCCTCGTACCGCCTCCCAGCGAACCGTCGCCCGCAGAGGCGGAGTTGCTGGGAGGCGAGCCGGGGCTGAACGACGTGCTGTTGCTGCAGCGCCAGTACGCAGGCGGGGCGGACGAGGAAGACGAGCAGCTGTTCTCTATGGACGCGCTGGTCGAGTACCAGTGGGCGCGAGATGTGGCGGGCCTGGCGTCCTCCACTCTGGACGGTCTGACGAAGCCAGTAATCGAGGTGTGCGACCACTACGGTGTCGTGCCGTGGCGGCTAACCCCCCGCCACGTCGACGGGTACTTCGCCGGAGTCGGCAAACGCCAGGCACCGGCGGTGCGATCGAAGCTGAACAGGATCGACCACTTCTTCGCATTCCTGGAGCAACGCTACGCGCACGAGATCTTCCAGCGGTTCGGGGCGGCGGTCGAGTCGCCGATTGATCCATTCAACCGGCACGCACACCGCGGTGACTTCGGCCTTCGGGTGCCGCCGTCGGCCCGGGCGGTCAACGAGTTCTTCGCCGGTCGGCGGCGGGAGCTGGCGCACGCCCGCAAGGAGGCGGTGGTGTGCAGGGACTACGTGATGGCGAAGTTGATCTACATCTCTGGGGTGCGGGCTTCGGAGCTGTGCCAGATGCGCATGAAGGACCTCCACTGGGAGGCCGGCGACTTCAGGCGGTTTCTCGTCCAGGGCAAGGGCGCCCGAGGGTCGGGGCCGCGACAGCGAGAGGCGTTTCCGTTCGCCTAG
- a CDS encoding site-specific integrase, whose protein sequence is MILSFFSSRGWESWDIEHRPLIPEGMPVLIDDDLRFEDGPAALRPTAVVNRWLRELPVSGAPAPSSWENYARVLKEWLEFLAVHGVGLFDSRERLKAGLSRYAEHRAAGPLKARFAATTWGQHMSILSLFYRWAMHEEYAAAEPFTYRAARALFAGTGREVKVNLAVRRTPKPHVTIKYLEPDFTELFRKGLRGLAPDGSQDTGFHGRELTRNGAVGDHALATGMRLQEFTYLLPWEIPALPPEVTAVPIPFPVPAGITKGKKFRTTWTSYEALAGLHDYVELDRAATTDGSLWRPPRRWGEPLMVTEPDARGGLINGIRRPWESLTPAERRRLVAPEGGSCLLAVKNGGGPFTAWGTVFERTSDRIRARFEPRFPHVWPHRCRHTFSMRTLEYLVTGHYQQAAKLVRDTDADAALVFYLSKADPLLVLRDLLGHSTVLTTEKYLRRLDTTRIFREAYEGAGAAAGLTDDAGADREAAAEFDDDIEGGAL, encoded by the coding sequence ATGATCCTGAGTTTCTTCTCGTCCCGGGGCTGGGAGTCCTGGGACATCGAGCATCGGCCGTTGATCCCCGAGGGGATGCCCGTGCTCATCGACGACGACCTGCGCTTCGAGGACGGACCGGCTGCGCTGCGCCCGACGGCGGTGGTGAACCGGTGGCTGCGTGAACTCCCGGTCAGCGGGGCGCCCGCGCCGAGTTCATGGGAGAACTACGCGCGAGTCCTCAAGGAGTGGTTAGAGTTCCTGGCCGTACACGGGGTGGGACTGTTCGACTCGCGGGAGCGGTTGAAGGCCGGGCTGAGCCGGTACGCCGAGCATCGGGCGGCGGGGCCGTTGAAGGCCCGGTTCGCGGCGACGACGTGGGGCCAGCACATGAGCATCCTGTCGTTGTTCTACCGGTGGGCGATGCATGAGGAGTACGCGGCGGCCGAGCCGTTCACCTACCGGGCCGCGCGGGCCCTGTTCGCCGGGACCGGCCGGGAGGTGAAGGTGAATCTGGCGGTTCGCCGCACGCCGAAGCCGCACGTGACGATCAAGTACCTGGAGCCGGACTTCACCGAGCTGTTCCGCAAGGGCCTGCGTGGGCTGGCCCCGGACGGCTCGCAGGACACAGGTTTCCACGGGCGGGAGCTGACCCGCAACGGGGCGGTCGGGGATCACGCGCTGGCCACCGGGATGCGACTGCAGGAGTTCACCTATCTGCTGCCCTGGGAGATCCCCGCCCTGCCGCCGGAGGTGACCGCGGTTCCGATCCCGTTCCCGGTGCCGGCCGGGATCACCAAGGGCAAGAAGTTCCGCACTACGTGGACCTCTTACGAGGCCCTGGCCGGGCTGCACGATTATGTCGAGTTGGACCGGGCCGCCACGACGGACGGCTCGCTCTGGCGGCCGCCACGGCGGTGGGGCGAACCGCTGATGGTGACCGAGCCGGACGCCCGGGGCGGGCTGATCAACGGGATCCGGCGGCCCTGGGAATCGCTGACTCCGGCCGAGCGGCGTCGTCTGGTCGCTCCGGAGGGCGGTTCGTGCCTGCTGGCGGTGAAGAACGGCGGCGGCCCGTTCACCGCCTGGGGCACGGTCTTCGAGCGGACATCCGACCGGATCCGGGCTCGCTTCGAACCGCGGTTCCCGCACGTCTGGCCCCACCGATGCCGCCACACCTTCTCCATGAGGACCCTGGAATACCTGGTCACAGGGCATTACCAGCAGGCCGCGAAGCTCGTGCGGGACACCGATGCCGACGCCGCTCTGGTCTTCTACCTGAGTAAGGCCGACCCACTGCTGGTACTTCGTGATCTTCTAGGACATTCCACCGTCCTCACCACGGAAAAATACCTCCGGCGCTTGGACACGACGCGCATCTTCCGGGAGGCATACGAGGGGGCCGGCGCCGCGGCCGGGCTGACCGACGACGCGGGCGCCGATCGGGAAGCCGCCGCCGAGTTCGACGACGACATCGAAGGCGGGGCTCTCTGA
- a CDS encoding site-specific integrase, with protein MSTAFDPAFDGRSAVFAGADVCDEAGLALPDNAARPTFEDDIWDFTHVIGLPTQLSPSVRRFDFTLITDSRWRLVAKELVLAMLAPRHQTVAPLPRAFRNPLHVTSCRGRLDELVRFFNWLGERATSSLQQVTTRDCEAYLAHRRYVLDDDGAVIGENSHATRRSAAQVVVDLVNYRDLFTADRVPAGLRPWGGATASAVAEMPSGRDENKTQPVADEIMQPMLAAALYLMSTLGPHAVDLAHKIRESDRHSARRAQGLRRVGPKNRVPVLELSEILAEYTRTCTALPMLEDHYVAKRLDKGWAEDDPLLLVAMGTLGRRAGLSQFCNPWLPTMRPALEATLAQVGVERPFGRDVDMVPAADGTSSLPWTLPVSRLQAVALVGIVRTAAIITAAAISGMRASELMELRIGCRRPPDEAVPGLTRYRIASKIVKGQPLGGTDDEWVVIEPVYRAIELLEQLHDAPAEGALLIGRFSFNVRFKWFKNWANSEAGRRLGLAPIPGGPVNLRMLRRTLSLEMAYRPGGVLATKIHMKHIAVATTEGYASRPGGAQAELLAEVNKHESERNLQLVLEEFRNYQEGVLPAGPGARSLTEFFAGIDAQLDTASATAPKTQRNDRDVLNLLTKRANVLHLGPANYCWFTDPSRALCLKLAGTPAADRPLIGMCDSARCPQATHHPGHRPVWAEHADRTKIFIGELGTTRKTERTRLQADYDRALRVVAEIDAASATMDEESA; from the coding sequence ATGAGCACGGCTTTCGATCCGGCCTTCGACGGACGCTCCGCCGTCTTTGCGGGCGCCGATGTCTGCGATGAAGCCGGGCTGGCCCTTCCGGACAACGCCGCTCGCCCCACGTTCGAGGACGACATCTGGGACTTCACCCACGTCATCGGGCTGCCGACCCAGTTGAGCCCCTCGGTGAGGCGCTTCGACTTCACCCTGATCACGGACTCGCGTTGGCGACTGGTGGCCAAGGAACTGGTCCTGGCGATGCTCGCACCACGCCACCAGACGGTCGCCCCGTTGCCCCGCGCCTTCCGCAACCCGCTCCACGTCACCAGTTGCCGCGGTCGTCTCGACGAACTCGTCCGCTTCTTCAACTGGCTGGGCGAACGGGCGACCAGCAGCCTGCAGCAGGTCACCACCCGGGACTGTGAGGCATACCTGGCTCACCGCCGCTACGTGCTCGACGACGACGGAGCCGTGATCGGCGAGAACAGCCACGCGACCAGGAGATCCGCCGCCCAGGTCGTCGTCGACCTGGTGAACTACCGCGACCTGTTCACCGCCGACCGCGTCCCCGCCGGGCTGCGGCCCTGGGGCGGCGCCACCGCCTCCGCCGTCGCCGAGATGCCCAGCGGCCGAGACGAGAACAAGACCCAACCGGTCGCGGACGAGATCATGCAGCCGATGCTCGCGGCCGCCCTCTATCTGATGTCCACACTAGGTCCGCACGCCGTCGACCTGGCACACAAGATCCGCGAATCCGACCGCCACTCGGCCCGACGAGCACAAGGACTCCGGCGGGTCGGGCCCAAGAACCGCGTCCCGGTCCTGGAGCTCAGCGAAATCCTCGCCGAGTACACGCGAACGTGCACAGCCCTGCCCATGCTGGAGGACCATTACGTCGCGAAGCGCCTCGATAAGGGCTGGGCTGAGGACGACCCCCTTCTCCTGGTGGCCATGGGCACCCTCGGCCGCCGGGCCGGGCTGAGCCAGTTCTGCAATCCGTGGCTGCCCACCATGAGGCCGGCGCTGGAAGCCACCCTCGCGCAGGTCGGCGTCGAGAGACCATTCGGCCGTGATGTCGACATGGTCCCCGCGGCCGACGGAACATCGTCACTACCCTGGACCCTGCCGGTGTCCCGGCTCCAGGCCGTCGCCCTGGTCGGTATCGTCCGCACCGCCGCGATCATCACCGCTGCCGCTATCTCAGGCATGCGTGCGAGTGAGCTGATGGAATTGCGCATCGGCTGCCGACGACCGCCCGACGAGGCCGTCCCGGGCCTGACCCGCTACCGGATCGCCAGCAAGATCGTCAAAGGGCAGCCGCTGGGCGGCACCGACGACGAGTGGGTCGTTATCGAGCCGGTCTATCGAGCGATCGAACTCCTCGAGCAACTGCACGACGCCCCGGCAGAAGGGGCTTTGCTGATCGGCAGGTTCTCCTTCAACGTCCGCTTCAAGTGGTTCAAGAACTGGGCCAACTCCGAGGCCGGGAGGCGCCTTGGCCTGGCGCCAATCCCCGGGGGACCAGTCAACTTGCGGATGCTGCGGCGCACTTTGTCCCTCGAAATGGCCTACCGGCCCGGCGGCGTCCTGGCCACCAAGATCCACATGAAACATATCGCCGTGGCCACAACGGAAGGCTACGCCTCGCGCCCCGGCGGGGCCCAGGCCGAGCTGTTGGCCGAGGTCAACAAGCACGAGAGCGAGCGCAATCTCCAGCTGGTACTGGAGGAGTTCCGAAACTACCAGGAAGGCGTTCTGCCCGCCGGTCCCGGCGCCCGCAGCCTCACCGAGTTCTTCGCCGGCATCGACGCCCAACTCGACACCGCCTCGGCCACGGCCCCGAAAACCCAGCGCAACGACCGCGACGTCCTCAACCTCCTGACCAAACGCGCCAACGTCCTGCACCTCGGACCGGCGAACTACTGCTGGTTCACCGATCCTTCCCGGGCGCTCTGTCTCAAACTCGCCGGCACCCCCGCCGCGGACCGTCCGCTGATCGGGATGTGTGACTCCGCCCGCTGTCCGCAGGCCACCCACCATCCCGGCCACCGCCCCGTCTGGGCCGAGCACGCCGACAGAACAAAGATCTTCATCGGCGAACTCGGCACCACCCGCAAGACCGAACGCACCCGACTCCAGGCCGACTACGACCGAGCCCTCCGGGTCGTCGCCGAGATCGACGCCGCCAGCGCCACCATGGACGAGGAGTCCGCATGA
- a CDS encoding metallophosphoesterase family protein: MLNRVAVLSDIHGVLPALEAVLAEPEVSAADRIVLTGDITAGPQPTQVLDLLTSLGDRIVWISGNADRELLEYRRGQRDSIPDPIAPWAAEQLREEHLDLLSQWPRSLSLPVRGLGKVLFCHATPRDDEEVVLVDSRLDRWREVFSGLDSDTRTVVCGHTHMPFVRLAHGRLVINPGSVGMPYGRAGAHWALLGPGVELRSTHFDIEAAVAQVTQDSSYPEIAEWADYFLHARATDADALEAFGPRDGRSHTP; this comes from the coding sequence ATGCTGAACCGAGTAGCCGTCCTGTCCGACATTCACGGAGTCCTGCCCGCCCTTGAGGCCGTGCTCGCCGAACCAGAGGTGAGCGCTGCCGATCGCATCGTGCTCACCGGCGACATCACCGCCGGCCCTCAGCCCACCCAGGTCCTCGACCTGTTGACCAGTCTCGGCGACCGCATCGTCTGGATCAGCGGCAACGCAGACCGCGAACTCCTCGAATACCGCCGCGGTCAACGCGACTCGATCCCCGATCCAATCGCCCCATGGGCTGCCGAACAACTACGCGAAGAACACCTCGACCTTCTCAGTCAGTGGCCGCGATCACTCTCTCTGCCAGTGCGTGGCCTGGGGAAGGTGCTGTTCTGCCACGCCACCCCTCGAGACGACGAGGAAGTCGTCCTGGTCGACTCACGCCTCGACCGCTGGCGAGAGGTCTTCAGCGGGCTCGACAGCGACACCCGCACAGTGGTCTGCGGGCACACGCACATGCCGTTCGTCCGCCTCGCCCACGGCCGACTCGTGATCAACCCCGGCAGTGTCGGCATGCCCTACGGACGGGCCGGGGCCCACTGGGCGCTCCTGGGCCCCGGCGTCGAACTACGCTCCACGCACTTCGACATCGAGGCCGCCGTCGCCCAGGTCACTCAAGACTCTTCTTACCCTGAAATCGCTGAATGGGCCGACTACTTCCTTCACGCGCGAGCTACCGATGCAGACGCCCTCGAAGCCTTCGGCCCACGGGACGGACGCAGTCACACACCATGA
- a CDS encoding helix-turn-helix transcriptional regulator, translating to MKWNLRWAAANRGIWRPSDLMPVFKEVGFTPSMSKVSALWSGTPVTVRLDDLDLICAALQCTVADLLVAEPVAGKTPVAQDEGLATAAGESPRPVPRRSTGTGRPRSL from the coding sequence GTGAAGTGGAACCTGCGGTGGGCGGCGGCCAACCGAGGCATCTGGAGGCCCAGTGACCTGATGCCCGTGTTCAAAGAAGTCGGCTTCACTCCGTCGATGTCGAAGGTCTCCGCGCTCTGGTCGGGCACACCGGTAACGGTGCGGTTGGACGACCTGGACCTGATCTGCGCTGCTCTCCAGTGCACGGTCGCGGACCTGCTCGTCGCCGAACCTGTAGCCGGGAAGACGCCGGTGGCCCAGGACGAGGGGCTCGCGACGGCTGCGGGTGAGTCGCCCAGGCCGGTGCCGCGCCGCTCCACCGGAACGGGGCGGCCCAGGTCGCTCTGA
- a CDS encoding transposase, with protein sequence MVSKKSNMSKRYTAEFKRDAVALALSSDKTVTEVARDLGVSPEGLRGWVKQAETDRGEGPAGGFDRCGE encoded by the coding sequence ATGGTGAGCAAGAAGAGCAATATGAGTAAGCGGTATACGGCCGAGTTCAAGCGGGACGCGGTCGCCTTGGCGTTGTCCTCGGACAAGACGGTCACCGAGGTCGCGAGGGATCTGGGCGTGAGTCCGGAGGGGCTGCGCGGGTGGGTGAAGCAGGCGGAGACCGACCGCGGTGAGGGGCCTGCGGGGGGCTTTGACCGCTGCGGAGAGTGA
- a CDS encoding IS3 family transposase, translating to MRERAEEALVGEIRVLHAGSRGAYGAPRIYAALRRAGRAVNSKKVERLMRKHRIAGITRRRRGGLTRQAKRAVFAPGLIGRDFTAPRTGMRLVGDMTELVTLEGTLYLATCIDLATREVIGWAMADHHRAELPVTALRMAAGRGGLEHGCVMHTDRGSEYTSDEFRTEIRKLRMTQSMGRVGSCYDNVAAESWFAILKAEIGTTVWETREAARADVFRYIEAEYNRSRLRRHPDYGYVTPLETRSLLRQNLGQAA from the coding sequence GTGCGGGAGCGGGCCGAGGAGGCGCTGGTGGGCGAGATCCGGGTACTGCATGCCGGATCTCGCGGCGCCTACGGGGCCCCGAGGATTTACGCCGCCCTGCGGCGGGCCGGGCGGGCGGTGAACTCCAAGAAGGTCGAGCGGCTGATGCGCAAGCACCGGATCGCCGGGATCACCCGCCGCCGGCGTGGGGGCCTGACCCGGCAGGCGAAGCGGGCGGTGTTCGCCCCCGGCCTGATCGGCCGGGACTTCACCGCACCCCGGACCGGAATGCGGCTGGTCGGCGACATGACCGAACTGGTCACACTGGAAGGGACGTTGTATCTGGCGACCTGCATCGATCTCGCGACGCGGGAGGTGATCGGCTGGGCGATGGCCGACCATCACCGCGCCGAGCTGCCGGTCACCGCCCTGCGGATGGCCGCAGGACGTGGCGGCCTGGAGCATGGATGCGTCATGCACACGGATCGTGGCAGCGAGTACACCAGTGACGAATTCCGCACCGAAATACGCAAGTTGCGCATGACGCAGTCGATGGGCCGTGTCGGATCTTGTTACGATAATGTCGCCGCGGAAAGCTGGTTCGCCATCCTGAAAGCGGAGATCGGGACGACCGTGTGGGAGACCCGCGAGGCTGCCCGGGCCGACGTTTTCCGCTATATCGAGGCCGAGTACAACCGCAGCCGACTCCGCCGGCACCCCGACTACGGATACGTCACCCCGCTCGAAACGAGATCCCTACTCAGGCAGAACCTCGGTCAGGCAGCGTAA
- a CDS encoding transposase family protein: MTDTKERAEDTCQLVYQCRLPLSTRTVNHLADLLRRHLKAIRSRWRILSPGKIAVIVLAVLRHDQRLADMAGGNDVSESTVRRWRDELIGLLAAQAPRLDRALKKVVKLGGEVVLIDGTLIRTQRRTGSADRRNYSGKHRTHGLHFLALTDENGRLIWISAARPGRTHDNTAARHDHILAHLRAAGLGALADLGFRSLDNDIFDPVIATGYAASRTHKLTPGEKEANRVLAVGRAPVEHGFAHLKNWRILTKLRTGPARATRLLRALLVLTNLEVNR, from the coding sequence GTGACGGATACCAAAGAGCGCGCCGAGGACACCTGCCAGCTTGTCTACCAGTGCCGTCTGCCGCTGTCCACGCGCACAGTCAACCACCTCGCCGACCTGCTACGGCGTCATCTGAAGGCGATACGGTCACGCTGGCGGATCCTGTCGCCCGGGAAGATCGCGGTGATCGTCCTGGCCGTCCTGCGTCACGACCAGCGCTTGGCCGACATGGCCGGCGGCAACGACGTGTCCGAGTCCACGGTCCGCCGCTGGCGCGACGAGTTGATCGGACTGCTCGCCGCCCAGGCCCCGCGCCTGGACCGCGCCCTGAAGAAGGTCGTCAAGCTGGGCGGGGAGGTGGTCCTGATCGACGGCACCCTCATCCGCACCCAGCGCCGTACAGGCAGCGCCGATCGACGGAACTACTCCGGCAAACACCGAACTCATGGCCTGCACTTCCTCGCCCTGACCGACGAGAACGGGCGCCTGATCTGGATCTCCGCCGCCCGGCCCGGCCGCACCCACGACAACACCGCCGCCCGCCACGACCACATCCTGGCCCACCTGCGCGCCGCCGGCCTCGGGGCGCTGGCTGACCTCGGCTTCCGCAGCCTGGACAACGACATTTTCGACCCCGTGATCGCCACCGGCTACGCTGCCAGCCGAACCCACAAGCTCACCCCAGGCGAGAAGGAAGCCAACCGCGTCCTCGCCGTGGGACGCGCGCCGGTCGAGCACGGCTTCGCCCACCTCAAGAACTGGCGGATCCTCACCAAGCTCCGCACCGGCCCCGCCCGCGCCACCCGGCTCCTGCGAGCCCTGCTCGTCTTGACGAACCTCGAAGTCAACCGCTGA
- a CDS encoding GNAT family N-acetyltransferase has protein sequence MVHVQEMDEADIEAVSMIRVRGWQAAYAGIVPQTYLDAMTAEGDAGQRRQWFSQPGRKSRDLVALGGHGLVGWICFGPYRGEMPGLERVGEVYALYISPDLIGQGIGRTLLGEAHAQMKNQGFETSALWVLCDNQRARRFYEWADYQADGAAQDDVYNGITLTELRYQRVL, from the coding sequence ATGGTGCACGTGCAGGAGATGGATGAGGCCGACATCGAGGCCGTTTCGATGATCCGCGTCCGAGGATGGCAGGCGGCGTACGCCGGCATTGTTCCCCAGACGTATTTGGATGCCATGACGGCGGAAGGTGATGCCGGTCAACGGCGGCAGTGGTTCTCTCAACCCGGACGAAAGTCTCGAGACCTTGTGGCGCTCGGTGGCCATGGCCTGGTGGGGTGGATCTGCTTCGGGCCGTATCGAGGTGAGATGCCCGGTCTGGAACGGGTCGGTGAGGTCTACGCCCTGTACATCTCGCCGGATCTGATCGGCCAGGGCATCGGCCGGACTCTCCTGGGTGAGGCTCACGCTCAGATGAAGAACCAGGGCTTCGAGACGTCAGCTCTGTGGGTGTTGTGTGACAACCAACGAGCCCGGCGCTTCTACGAGTGGGCCGACTACCAGGCTGACGGTGCGGCTCAGGACGATGTCTACAACGGGATCACGCTCACTGAGCTCCGCTACCAGCGCGTGCTTTGA